One Cicer arietinum cultivar CDC Frontier isolate Library 1 chromosome 8, Cicar.CDCFrontier_v2.0, whole genome shotgun sequence DNA segment encodes these proteins:
- the LOC101489892 gene encoding expansin-like B1, translated as MELNFKCQFGLVCVILFLPALCTSQDSFICSRATYYGSPDCYGNPRGACGYGDYGQTVNDGNVAGVSWLWKNGSGCGACYQVRCKIPQLCDENGAYVIVTDYGVGDRTDFIMSPRGYSKLGKNGDASVELFKYGVVDVEYKRVPCKYNGYNVLLKVHDRSKNPHYLAILVLYVGGTNDVIAVQLWQEDCQEWRTMRRAFGTVFDAENPPRGEIKLRFQVSGSAGLSWVESKNVISSDWQAGAVYDSEIQFD; from the exons ATGGAACTTAATTTCAAGTGTCAATTTGGTCTTGTTTGTGTCATATTGTTCTTACCTGCCCTGTGTACCTCTCAGGACTCTTTTATTTGCTCGAGAGCAACCTATTATGGTAGCCCAGATTGCTATGGAAATCCAA GGGGAGCTTGTGGCTATGGCGATTATGGACAGACGGTAAACGACGGTAATGTCGCCGGTGTGTCTTGGCTATGGAAGAATGGATCTGGTTGTGGTGCATGCTATCAA gTTAGGTGCAAAATACCACAATTGTGTGATGAGAATGGAGCATATGTTATTGTGACGGATTATGGTGTGGGAGATAGAACAGACTTCATCATGAGTCCACGTGGCTATTCAAAATTGGGGAAAAATGGTGATGCATCTGTTGAACTTTTCAAATATGGTGTGGTTGATGTTGAATACAAAAGGGTTCCTTGCAAATACAATGGCTATAATGTCTTGCTTAAGGTTCATGACCGTAGCAAAAACCCTCACTACTTGGCCATTCTTGTTCTCTATGTTGGTGGAACAAATGATGTCATTGCTGTTCAATTGTGGCAG GAAGATTGCCAAGAGTGGAGGACAATGCGTAGGGCATTTGGAACAGTGTTTGATGCAGAGAACCCTCCAAGAGGTGAAATCAAGTTGAGGTTCCAAGTGAGTGGTAGTGCTGGACTGTCTTGGGTAGAGTCCAAGAATGTTATCTCTAGTGATTGGCAGGCTGGGGCTGTTTATGACTCAGAAATTCAGTTtgattaa